Proteins encoded in a region of the Alphaproteobacteria bacterium genome:
- a CDS encoding ferredoxin family protein: MTHVVTESCIKCKYQDCVEVCPVDCFYAGENMLVIHPDECIDCGVCVPECPAEAIIPDTDPAADKWLEINRDYSLLWPNIVQKGNPEADADSWKDVPNKFAEHFSKEPDPNC; this comes from the coding sequence ATGACACATGTCGTCACCGAAAGCTGTATTAAATGCAAATATCAAGATTGTGTAGAGGTTTGCCCTGTCGACTGCTTCTATGCAGGCGAAAACATGCTTGTCATTCACCCTGACGAGTGCATTGATTGCGGCGTCTGCGTTCCTGAATGTCCTGCAGAAGCAATTATCCCAGACACAGATCCAGCCGCTGACAAATGGCTTGAAATCAACAGAGATTATTCTCTCCTTTGGCCCAATATCGTTCAAAAAGGCAATCCTGAAGCCGATGCAGATAGCTGGAAAGATGTTCCAAATAAGTTTGCAGAGCATTTCAGCAAAGAGCCTGATCCAAATTGCTAA
- a CDS encoding PEP-CTERM sorting domain-containing protein, with translation MRKIVYTLSTLGLLTAGLYATSAQASVINTFWDFTGTAPASNAVNVAIHDFVNDTITVTPMDVRATARTATAYSPQSGPSATYFNTDLTAGSLNNVDLTTPALTPTALGVGTASENIALRNRINIYDGGTITVDEQTELGHNLATIFPGVTSFDIFKQDFIFLDLWYINQFVNVNYFPASYSLEITLAGVNSGNPVLIDGVNSNLLYPNPASSSTEQQLNINTIDITSYIGKDYLYITTLSGAGIQLVSMRFSFEECGIYKNCNGGGDDGGGDDGGGDDGGNNPVSEPGAIALLGFSLAGLALLRRKQ, from the coding sequence ATGAGAAAAATAGTATATACTTTAAGCACTTTAGGACTCCTCACAGCAGGACTCTATGCGACCTCAGCCCAAGCCTCAGTCATCAATACCTTTTGGGATTTTACAGGAACTGCTCCTGCTTCAAACGCTGTTAATGTGGCAATTCATGATTTCGTTAATGACACAATCACTGTCACACCAATGGATGTAAGAGCAACGGCAAGAACAGCAACTGCATATAGCCCTCAAAGTGGTCCAAGTGCGACCTATTTTAACACTGATCTGACCGCTGGCTCACTCAACAACGTCGATCTCACAACACCTGCCCTCACACCGACTGCATTAGGTGTTGGAACAGCATCAGAAAATATCGCACTTAGAAATAGAATAAACATTTATGATGGAGGCACCATCACCGTTGATGAGCAAACTGAACTTGGTCACAATCTGGCAACCATCTTTCCGGGTGTGACAAGTTTTGATATTTTTAAACAAGATTTTATCTTCCTTGACCTATGGTATATTAACCAATTTGTGAACGTGAATTATTTTCCAGCAAGTTACTCTCTTGAAATCACACTTGCCGGAGTGAATAGCGGAAATCCAGTGCTTATTGATGGCGTTAATTCCAATCTTTTATATCCTAACCCAGCTAGCTCAAGCACAGAGCAACAACTCAATATCAATACAATAGACATTACATCCTACATAGGCAAAGATTATCTATATATCACAACCCTCTCAGGAGCTGGCATCCAATTGGTCTCAATGCGCTTTAGCTTTGAAGAATGCGGTATCTACAAAAACTGCAACGGCGGTGGCGACGATGGCGGTGGTGATGACGGTGGCGGGGATGATGGCGGAAATAACCCTGTCTCTGAACCAGGCGCAATTGCCCTTCTCGGATTCTCACTTGCTGGCCTTGCTCTCTTACGCCGCAAGCAATAA